In Thermococcus sp. 21S7, the following are encoded in one genomic region:
- a CDS encoding alpha/beta hydrolase, translating into MTWVGVLILALLAFLAFSAFVAYRMITPPRLVGDWTPKDLGFEYENVEFTTEDGLKLSGWWIDNGSNKTVLPLHGYTASRWEKRYMRPTIEFLLREGYNVLAFDFRAHGKSEGKYTTVGDRELLDVRAAIAWLRANHPERAQRVGLVGFSMGAIVTIRSLAEIEGICCGVADSPPMYLDRSGARGLRYFAKLPEWLHISVRPLTRLFSGGKEVHPIEYAERVRKPLLIIAGEKDPLVMVDEVREFYEKNRETNPNVELWVTDAPHVRTIKLHPEEWKGKVGEFLRKWMG; encoded by the coding sequence ATGACCTGGGTTGGTGTCTTAATCCTTGCCCTCCTTGCATTTCTTGCCTTTTCGGCTTTCGTTGCCTACAGGATGATAACGCCGCCTCGCCTCGTGGGGGATTGGACTCCAAAGGACCTCGGCTTCGAGTATGAGAACGTTGAGTTTACCACCGAGGACGGCCTGAAACTCAGCGGCTGGTGGATAGACAACGGAAGCAATAAGACCGTTCTCCCGCTCCACGGATACACCGCGAGCAGGTGGGAGAAGCGTTACATGAGGCCTACGATAGAGTTCCTCCTGAGGGAGGGCTACAACGTTCTCGCCTTTGACTTCCGAGCCCACGGAAAGAGCGAAGGAAAGTACACGACGGTTGGCGATAGGGAACTGCTCGATGTTAGGGCCGCCATAGCGTGGCTGAGGGCGAACCATCCCGAACGCGCGCAGAGGGTGGGGCTCGTGGGTTTCTCCATGGGCGCCATAGTCACGATACGCTCCCTCGCCGAGATCGAGGGAATCTGCTGCGGCGTTGCCGACAGTCCCCCCATGTACCTCGACAGGAGCGGGGCCAGGGGACTCAGGTACTTTGCAAAGCTCCCCGAGTGGCTCCACATCTCCGTCAGGCCGCTCACGAGGCTCTTCAGCGGAGGGAAGGAGGTTCATCCCATAGAGTACGCCGAGAGAGTCAGAAAACCCCTCCTCATCATAGCGGGGGAGAAAGACCCGCTGGTGATGGTCGATGAGGTCAGGGAGTTCTACGAGAAAAACAGGGAAACAAACCCCAACGTTGAGCTCTGGGTTACCGATGCCCCCCACGTGAGGACGATAAAGCTCCACCCCGAGGAATGGAAAGGGAAAGTCGGGGAGTTCCTCAGGAAGTGGATGGGCTAG
- a CDS encoding MFS transporter translates to MKGKGFRWGVVLGLALLGFSRSTGWALNKGLSFPLLSGYTGSAFVKGTILAVEGFIGLFVPVLLGYYSDTLKSRHGRRRPFIMVGGVLAGIAALMIYGSYVMGVPLWGFALVLGFFYLSMHLYTAQYRALMPDTVESGHRGKASGVITLFEWAANLFLFGLAGFLISKAAAETGESEGIKALAQTQYLKVPFLITAAFLIGAALFVYFAIKEPEAPEMEENEGLVEYLKSIVENRDFLRFYTAQTLWWMSFEFIAIFLYGILAYILHGSASEENIKAVTSLGLYLMALFNVTVLLGALPGGIIYDRLGRRLSIVLGGVIFALPQLWGWFVTSRTGIVIALGLAGVGWGVLMAASYPVIGDLLTRFEKEAFTGRYYGFFEATRALPVLLAGVLGGAIVDLTGENYRVLFPIGAALVLLAMPMIWHMRNLDATAEG, encoded by the coding sequence GTGAAGGGTAAAGGATTCCGCTGGGGTGTTGTTCTGGGCCTTGCCCTGCTAGGGTTCAGCAGAAGCACCGGCTGGGCGCTCAACAAGGGCCTGTCTTTCCCTCTGCTCTCCGGCTACACCGGTTCGGCATTTGTCAAGGGGACGATCTTGGCCGTTGAGGGCTTCATCGGTCTGTTTGTACCCGTTCTTCTCGGTTATTACAGCGATACACTTAAATCAAGACACGGCCGGAGAAGGCCCTTCATAATGGTCGGCGGAGTTCTCGCCGGCATCGCCGCACTCATGATATACGGCTCCTACGTCATGGGAGTGCCGCTGTGGGGCTTCGCGCTGGTTCTGGGATTCTTCTACCTCTCGATGCATCTATACACCGCCCAGTACCGCGCCCTGATGCCCGACACGGTTGAGAGCGGTCACCGCGGAAAGGCCAGCGGCGTGATAACCCTCTTTGAATGGGCGGCAAACCTCTTTCTCTTCGGCCTCGCGGGATTCCTCATCTCAAAGGCCGCAGCCGAGACCGGGGAGAGCGAGGGGATAAAGGCGCTTGCACAGACCCAATACCTTAAGGTTCCGTTCCTCATAACGGCGGCGTTCCTGATAGGCGCGGCACTCTTCGTCTATTTCGCCATCAAAGAGCCAGAAGCACCTGAGATGGAAGAGAACGAGGGACTCGTTGAATACCTCAAAAGCATCGTCGAGAACCGCGATTTTCTCAGGTTCTACACTGCCCAGACCCTGTGGTGGATGAGCTTTGAGTTCATAGCCATCTTTCTCTACGGCATACTCGCCTACATCCTGCACGGCTCGGCGAGCGAGGAGAACATAAAGGCGGTGACCTCCCTGGGCCTCTACCTGATGGCCCTCTTCAACGTTACGGTTCTCCTCGGGGCACTGCCCGGGGGAATAATCTACGACAGGCTCGGGAGGCGCCTCAGTATAGTCCTCGGCGGCGTTATCTTCGCCCTGCCCCAGCTATGGGGATGGTTCGTGACGAGCAGGACCGGCATAGTGATAGCCCTCGGGCTGGCGGGCGTTGGATGGGGAGTTCTGATGGCGGCATCTTACCCGGTAATCGGCGACCTGCTGACCCGCTTCGAAAAGGAGGCCTTCACCGGCAGGTACTACGGCTTCTTTGAGGCCACCCGCGCCCTGCCGGTTCTCCTGGCGGGAGTCCTCGGCGGTGCAATAGTTGACCTGACGGGTGAGAACTACAGGGTTCTCTTCCCAATTGGGGCCGCGCTGGTTCTCCTCGCGATGCCCATGATATGGCACATGCGGAACTTGGACGCGACCGCGGAGGGTTGA
- a CDS encoding SLC45 family MFS transporter yields MVEFRYSRIFILGFGFFGISIIWALYNAYVPIFLQDTFHLSKTVTGFIMTIDNLFAVLLLPFLGALSDMTRTKLGRRKPYILLGAPSAAIMFALIPISRMYGSLALFMGTIIFMNFFMALFRSPVVAFMPDITPSEKRSQANGIINFMGGLGALLAYFGGKALYDMNYAYPFYLGAAIMLLANILVVLFVPEPEEYRVPGKRLNIRKLLAETSHKSFGELKDNLKDVFASHERSLLAILLAIFLWFIAFNSLETFFTSYAKYYLGIEESTGAFMLGLFSLSFMVFAIPAGFVGARLGRRRTITLGLIIVIGILVGAYLVGEGQKPESSSLSDPVVMTFMGLFFVGGMGWAMVNVNSLPMVVDMTTEEKLGGYTGLYYFFSQAANLVAPPLAGAFLDLIGYRTLIPFSIAFFILAAVAMQFVRRGDIVRRGGEALDYVPDMD; encoded by the coding sequence ATGGTAGAGTTCAGGTACAGCAGGATATTCATCCTGGGTTTTGGCTTTTTTGGGATAAGCATAATCTGGGCGCTGTACAACGCCTACGTGCCGATATTCCTGCAGGACACCTTCCACCTCAGCAAGACGGTGACCGGTTTCATAATGACAATCGACAACCTGTTCGCGGTCCTGCTGCTCCCGTTCCTGGGCGCGCTGAGCGACATGACGCGGACGAAGCTGGGGCGTAGAAAGCCCTACATACTCCTGGGTGCCCCATCTGCCGCGATAATGTTTGCGCTCATACCGATTTCAAGGATGTATGGGAGCCTCGCCCTTTTCATGGGAACGATAATCTTCATGAACTTCTTCATGGCGCTGTTCCGCTCCCCGGTCGTTGCATTTATGCCCGACATAACCCCAAGTGAGAAGCGCTCCCAGGCCAACGGAATAATCAACTTCATGGGCGGCCTTGGTGCCCTGCTGGCCTATTTCGGCGGCAAGGCCCTTTACGACATGAACTACGCCTACCCGTTCTACCTCGGCGCCGCCATAATGCTCCTCGCCAACATCCTCGTCGTCCTCTTCGTCCCCGAGCCGGAGGAATACCGCGTTCCAGGGAAGAGGCTCAATATACGGAAGCTTCTCGCCGAGACCTCCCACAAGAGCTTCGGCGAACTCAAGGATAACCTCAAGGACGTCTTCGCCAGCCACGAGAGGAGCCTGCTCGCGATTCTCCTTGCGATATTTCTCTGGTTCATAGCCTTCAACTCCCTGGAAACGTTCTTCACCAGCTACGCTAAATACTACCTCGGCATCGAGGAGAGCACGGGGGCATTCATGCTCGGCCTGTTCTCCCTGAGCTTCATGGTATTCGCGATTCCCGCGGGCTTCGTAGGTGCCAGGCTGGGCAGGCGGAGAACCATAACCCTCGGCCTCATAATAGTCATAGGAATACTGGTGGGAGCGTACCTCGTCGGCGAAGGCCAGAAACCGGAATCCAGCTCCCTCTCGGACCCCGTGGTCATGACGTTCATGGGACTGTTCTTCGTGGGCGGCATGGGCTGGGCGATGGTCAACGTGAACTCCCTGCCGATGGTCGTTGACATGACGACCGAGGAGAAGCTCGGCGGCTACACCGGACTCTACTACTTCTTCAGCCAGGCGGCGAACCTCGTTGCGCCCCCGCTGGCTGGAGCCTTCCTTGACCTCATCGGATACAGAACGCTGATACCGTTTTCGATAGCCTTTTTCATCCTGGCGGCCGTAGCGATGCAGTTCGTGAGGCGCGGAGACATCGTGAGGCGTGGGGGAGAGGCACTGGATTACGTTCCGGACATGGACTGA
- a CDS encoding glycerophosphodiester phosphodiesterase family protein, whose amino-acid sequence MEQPSILGHRGFRGRLENTLPAFRRALKYADGIEFDIRLTGDGKLVIHHDGSFYADGSRYRLRTLSLRELWKLHRSG is encoded by the coding sequence ATGGAGCAACCAAGTATCTTGGGGCACAGGGGGTTCAGGGGAAGGCTCGAAAACACTCTCCCGGCATTCAGGAGGGCGCTCAAATACGCCGATGGAATAGAGTTCGACATCAGGCTAACCGGCGATGGAAAGCTGGTGATACACCACGACGGCTCCTTCTACGCGGACGGCTCGCGGTACCGGCTACGGACGCTGAGCCTGAGGGAGCTGTGGAAGCTGCACCGTTCTGGTTAG